In a genomic window of Blattabacterium cuenoti:
- a CDS encoding N5-glutamine methyltransferase family protein, with amino-acid sequence MESLFFILTTYMFQCDKTTILLQLSRKEKISFIIYNQLIKKLWELKKNRPIQYVIGQTYFFGMKFIVNEKVFIPRPETEELVYWILQDHKNFIHNKPIQIFDIGTGSGCISITLKKKKPEILHVYAIDSDKEALNIAFQNARLHNVKISLKNIDILKDKIDTYPKMDNNYVNIIVSNPPYVRLSEKKFLHPNIVQYEPYQALFVPDEDPLIFYKKISFWIKKKLTGIVYVYFEINQFIYSDIIYFLKKIGFLNIEIRKDYQGFFRMVRAVYYKKK; translated from the coding sequence TTGGAAAGTTTATTTTTTATACTCACTACCTACATGTTTCAATGTGATAAAACAACTATTTTATTACAATTAAGTAGAAAAGAAAAAATAAGTTTTATTATTTATAACCAATTAATAAAAAAATTATGGGAATTAAAAAAGAATAGACCTATACAATATGTAATTGGTCAGACTTACTTTTTTGGAATGAAATTTATAGTTAATGAAAAAGTATTTATTCCAAGACCAGAAACAGAAGAACTTGTATACTGGATACTACAGGATCATAAAAATTTTATTCACAATAAACCCATACAAATATTTGATATTGGAACAGGAAGTGGATGTATTAGTATTACTTTAAAAAAAAAAAAACCTGAAATTTTACATGTTTATGCCATTGATTCTGATAAAGAAGCTCTTAATATAGCTTTTCAAAATGCGAGATTACATAATGTGAAAATTTCATTAAAGAATATAGATATATTGAAAGATAAAATAGATACATATCCAAAAATGGATAATAACTATGTAAATATTATTGTAAGTAATCCTCCTTATGTTAGATTATCTGAAAAAAAATTTTTACATCCAAATATTGTTCAATATGAACCTTATCAAGCTTTATTTGTTCCTGACGAAGATCCTTTGATTTTTTATAAGAAAATTTCTTTTTGGATTAAAAAAAAACTGACTGGAATCGTCTATGTTTATTTTGAAATAAATCAATTTATTTATTCAGATATCATTTATTTTTTAAAAAAAATAGGATTTTTAAATATAGAAATAAGAAAAGATTATCAAGGATTCTTCAGAATGGTTCGTGCGGTTTATTACAAAAAAAAATAA
- the ligA gene encoding NAD-dependent DNA ligase LigA — MDKKKIENKIFQLRKELSNYNDQYYNLDISEISDYHFDKKLKQLFILENKYPELQDLNSPTMKIGAKIHKINYISSTISHKYKMYSIQNTYSKKELMIWNKKISKSVHSLSFICEPKYDGVSINLIYQNGFLTNAVSRGDGEKGEDVTKNIKIIKYIPFKLRGNNYPIYLEIRGEIFIPIKNFLEMNKKRIKNGQLPYANPRNIASGSLKTHNHQEIRKRNLFCIAFHVVGNNLPFDTQYEAIKNMKYWGFQVPETIRFCRNIKEVFHFIDFWKTYKNKLSYQTDGIVIKVNEYQKQNLLGFTNKYPRWAIAYKFRQKLSETKLLNITFQVGRTGIITPVANVIPLFISGTRIKRVALYNDNFIKKMGIHYGDTLLLEKGGDIIPKVTKINIKKRSNKTYPIFFLKKCPSCNSILTKKKELFYCNNQNCSSQRIEKITHFVNVMNIKRIGKKMIKKLYKKGFLYNFSDLYKLKKEELLQIDGVGKKLACVILSNIEKSKENYYCKVLFSLGIPHVGEYISKKLSDNFLDIYSLMHTNYNHLISIHGIGKEIAKSIVNYFSITEHQHIVKILVKYGLHISKCKIMKKYSFIEGKSFVFTGKLSCMTRNEAKNMVELLGGKVYNTVNNKINFIVVGKNFGSKLKKSMKKNHIKILKEHTFLEMIQ, encoded by the coding sequence ATGGATAAAAAAAAAATAGAAAATAAAATATTTCAACTTAGAAAAGAGTTATCAAACTATAATGATCAATATTATAATTTGGATATTTCAGAAATATCAGATTATCATTTTGATAAAAAATTAAAACAATTATTTATTTTAGAAAACAAATATCCTGAATTACAAGATCTTAATTCTCCTACAATGAAAATAGGAGCAAAAATTCATAAAATAAACTACATCTCTTCTACTATTTCTCATAAATACAAAATGTATTCTATTCAAAATACCTATTCTAAAAAAGAATTAATGATTTGGAATAAAAAAATTAGTAAATCAGTTCATTCTTTATCTTTTATATGTGAACCTAAATATGATGGAGTATCCATTAATTTAATCTATCAAAACGGATTTTTAACAAATGCAGTATCTCGTGGGGATGGAGAAAAAGGAGAAGATGTGACAAAAAATATAAAAATAATAAAATATATTCCTTTCAAATTAAGAGGTAATAACTATCCTATATACCTTGAGATACGTGGAGAAATTTTTATTCCTATAAAAAATTTTTTAGAAATGAACAAAAAACGTATTAAAAATGGACAATTACCTTATGCCAATCCAAGGAATATAGCTAGTGGGTCACTCAAAACTCATAATCATCAAGAAATACGTAAAAGAAATTTATTTTGTATCGCATTTCATGTCGTAGGAAATAATTTACCTTTCGATACACAATATGAAGCCATAAAAAACATGAAATATTGGGGTTTTCAAGTTCCAGAAACAATACGTTTTTGCAGAAACATAAAAGAAGTATTCCATTTTATAGATTTTTGGAAAACCTATAAAAATAAACTATCCTATCAAACAGACGGAATAGTTATTAAAGTCAATGAATATCAAAAACAAAATCTTTTAGGATTTACCAATAAATATCCCCGTTGGGCTATTGCCTACAAGTTTAGACAAAAGTTATCTGAAACAAAATTATTAAATATTACGTTTCAGGTAGGACGTACGGGTATTATTACTCCTGTAGCCAATGTTATTCCTCTTTTCATTTCTGGAACCAGAATCAAAAGAGTTGCACTTTATAATGATAATTTTATAAAAAAAATGGGAATTCATTATGGAGATACACTTTTATTAGAAAAAGGAGGAGATATCATTCCAAAAGTTACAAAAATCAATATCAAAAAAAGATCAAATAAAACCTATCCTATATTTTTTTTAAAAAAATGTCCATCATGTAATAGTATTTTAACGAAAAAAAAAGAATTATTTTACTGTAATAATCAAAATTGTTCTTCTCAAAGAATAGAAAAAATAACACATTTTGTAAATGTTATGAATATAAAAAGAATTGGAAAAAAAATGATAAAAAAACTATACAAAAAAGGTTTTTTATATAATTTTTCTGATTTATATAAATTGAAAAAAGAAGAATTACTTCAAATTGATGGGGTAGGAAAAAAATTGGCATGTGTAATTTTAAGTAATATAGAGAAATCCAAAGAAAATTACTATTGTAAAGTGTTATTTTCCTTAGGAATTCCTCATGTAGGAGAATATATATCTAAAAAATTGTCAGACAATTTTTTAGATATATATTCTTTAATGCATACAAATTATAATCATTTAATTTCTATTCATGGTATAGGAAAAGAAATTGCGAAAAGCATTGTTAATTATTTTTCGATTACTGAACATCAGCATATAGTTAAAATACTTGTTAAGTATGGATTACATATTTCAAAATGCAAAATAATGAAAAAATATTCTTTTATTGAAGGAAAATCTTTTGTGTTTACAGGTAAATTATCTTGTATGACCCGTAATGAAGCCAAAAATATGGTAGAACTTCTAGGTGGAAAAGTATATAATACTGTTAATAATAAAATTAATTTTATAGTAGTTGGAAAAAATTTCGGTTCAAAATTAAAAAAAAGTATGAAAAAAAATCACATAAAAATTTTGAAAGAACATACTTTTTTGGAAATGATTCAATAA